In Triticum urartu cultivar G1812 chromosome 6, Tu2.1, whole genome shotgun sequence, the following proteins share a genomic window:
- the LOC125516936 gene encoding heat shock cognate 70 kDa protein-like, with protein sequence MGATECDEGPAIGIDLGTTYSCVAVWQSDNRVEIIANDQGNRTTPSCVAFTDTSRLTGDAAVNQAAMNPVNTIFDVKRLIGRRFSDKSVQGDLKTWPFIVVSGPRDWPMIVVQYKDEEKQFEAEEISAMILKKMRETAVAYLGTDVKNAVITVPVYFTDSQRQATIDAGTIAGLNVLRIINEPSAATVAYGFGKMTDSEEVKTVLVFDLGGGTLDVSIVNIDPGADIDMGVFKVMATAGDTHLGGEDFNSLMVKHFVREFLKKYKTDDIRKNPKALRRLRTACEKAKRMLSITSQATVEIESLHDGIDFYGAISRAKFEQLNMDLFCKCIEHVKKCLDDADMDKSQIHDVVLVGGSTRIPKVRQLLREFFDGKELCTSINPDEAVAYGSAVQASILSGDDNEVRDVLLLEVTPLSLGVETVGRVMSVLIPRNSTIPVKKEDIYSTYSDNQTNVLIQVYQGEGEGTKDNILLGKFTLGGIPRAPRGKPKINVTFEIDADSILKVTAEDMSTRNKKNVTITTDKGRLTAEEIKRMVRDANGYNSEDNEEMEESEEPEWPWN encoded by the exons ATGGGGGCGACGGAGTGCGATGAAGGACCGGCGATCGGCATCGACCTCGGGACGACCTACTCGTGCGTGGCCGTGTGGCAGTCGGACAACCGCGTCGAGATCATCGCCAACGACCAGGGCAACCGCACCACGCCGTCCTGTGTTGCCTTCACCGACACATCGAGGCTTACTGGCGACGCGGCTGTGAACCAGGCCGCCATGAACCCCGTCAACACCATCTTCG ATGTGAAGCGACTTATCGGCCGGCGTTTCAGCGACAAGTCAGTTCAAGGAGATCTCAAGACGTGGCCCTTCATAGTTGTGTCAGGTCCCAGGGACTGGCCGATGATCGTGGTGCAGTACAAGGATGAGGAGAAGCAGTTTGAGGCCGAGGAGATCTCGGCAATGATTCTCAAAAAGATGCGGGAGACCGCCGTGGCCTACCTCGGCACGGATGTGAAGAATGCGGTCATTACCGTCCCAGTCTACTTCACCGATTCACAGCGCCAAGCTACCATTGACGCCGGCACCATTGCTGGCCTCAATGTCCTGCGCATTATCAATGAGCCCTCTGCCGCCACCGTCGCCTATGGGTTCGGCAAGATGACCGACAGTGAGGAAGTTAAGACTGTGCTCGTGTTTGATCTTGGTGGTGGTACCTTGGACGTCTCTATTGTCAACATCGATCCCGGTGCAGACATCGACATGGGCGTCTTTAAGGTCATGGCTACGGCCGGTGACACCCACCTCGGTGGCGAGGATTTCAACAGCCTCATGGTGAAACACTTCGTGCGGGAGTTTCTTAAGAAGTACAAGACGGATGACATCAGGAAGAACCCAAAGGCGCTTCGACGTCTTAGGACGGCATGTGAGAAGGCCAAGAGGATGCTCTCCATCACGTCGCAGGCCACCGTTGAGATTGAGTCTCTCCACGACGGCATCGACTTCTACGGGGCCATCAGCCGCGCAAAGTTCGAGCAGCTCAACATGGACCTCTTCTGCAAGTGCATCGAACACGTCAAGAAATGCCTCGATGATGCCGATATGGACAAGTCCCAGATCCACGACGTCGTGCTCGTGGGTGGCTCCACCCGTATCCCCAAAGTGCGACAGCTCCTCCGGGAGTTCTTCGACGGGAAAGAGCTATGCACGAGTATCAACCCCGATGAGGCCGTCGCCTACGGTTCCGCTGTACAGGCCTCCATCCTTAGCGGCGACGACAATGAAGTGCGGGATGTACTCCTGCTCGAGGTCACACCGCTCTCACTTGGGGTAGAGACAGTAGGTCGTGTCATGAGCGTCCTGATACCCAGGAACAGCACCATCCCTGTCAAGAAGGAGGATATTTACTCGACCTACTCCGACAACCAGACCAATGTACTCATTCAGGTGTAccagggcgagggcgagggaacCAAGGACAACATTCTCCTTGGCAAGTTCACTCTCGGTGGCATCCCCCGTGCGCCCAGGGGAAAGCCAAAGATCAACGTCACCTTTGAAATTGATGCAGACAGCATTCTGAAGGTAACGGCGGAAGACATGAGTACGCGAAACAAGAAGAACGTTACTATCACCACTGACAAGGGGCGGCTGACCGCGGAGGAGATCAAGCGTATGGTGCGTGATGCCAACGGGTACAATTCAGAGGACAATGAGGAAATGGAGGAAAGCGAAGAACCAGAATGGCCCTGGAACTAA